One window of Thermoanaerobaculia bacterium genomic DNA carries:
- a CDS encoding FAD-dependent oxidoreductase has translation MTGRKKVAILGGGCGAMTAAYYLSSTPELREKLEVTVYQMGWRLGGKGASGRNAAYFDRIEEHGLHVWGGFYYNAFRLMEDAYGALDRPPECPLRTWTDAFRPHNYVVWTEWIDGKWIDWPVEAPATTGVPGEGGEFPTVWEYIEMIVGWLRDFIEGFPHEGVRAAAGDPTAAPSLAARCRSDLHAIGRDFTDLLDGSPSSLLDAAHALSHDLAARDRNRHRAVEHQAVAALVASFHDWIEREWMEEIVSSNAARRIYILADCLVAIVRGIVADGVVFGGFMAIDRWDFAEWLARHGASALALQSAPLRGYYDYFFAYRGGDTACPRMSAGMGLPHLLRLIGAYKGGLFWKMQSGMGDAVFAPLYEICRRNGVRFEFFRRVAGLVPSEDGRSIARIVMARQVDLCVPEYDPLVRPADLPSWPSEPLYDQIDPAQARALRDRGANLEDPWTNWDDVGREELAAGRDFDAAVLGISIGAFPSICRPLMAQRPEWHDMVERLETIQTQALQLWWKPEAPELGWQGGNATGTGFGQPLESWSDMSGVIPRELWPPRERPGTIVYFCGPMKTPETPPPGKDPAFGRGQTDDAWRNAADWCASFVGHLYPGAVDPEDPSRLRFDLLVDPTGAAGPARFAHQYARANYTPSERYVLDLPGTNRFRLEADTSGYDNLALAGDWIFTGLGGAVESAVMAGMQAARALAGVPRRIVGEEKSPWRRKATLRKLV, from the coding sequence GTGACCGGGCGGAAGAAGGTCGCGATCCTCGGCGGCGGCTGCGGCGCGATGACGGCGGCCTACTACCTCTCGAGCACGCCGGAGCTCCGGGAGAAGCTCGAAGTCACGGTGTACCAGATGGGGTGGCGGCTCGGCGGAAAGGGCGCGAGCGGAAGGAACGCCGCGTATTTCGACCGCATCGAGGAGCACGGCCTCCACGTGTGGGGTGGCTTCTACTACAACGCCTTCCGCCTGATGGAGGACGCCTACGGCGCGCTCGACCGGCCGCCGGAATGCCCGCTCCGCACGTGGACGGACGCTTTTCGTCCGCACAACTACGTCGTCTGGACCGAATGGATCGACGGGAAGTGGATCGACTGGCCCGTCGAGGCTCCGGCGACGACCGGCGTTCCGGGAGAAGGCGGCGAGTTCCCGACCGTCTGGGAATACATCGAGATGATCGTCGGATGGCTGCGCGACTTCATCGAGGGATTCCCGCACGAAGGCGTGAGGGCGGCCGCCGGGGATCCGACGGCGGCGCCCTCGCTCGCCGCGCGATGCCGGTCGGATCTTCACGCGATCGGCCGCGATTTCACGGACCTCCTGGACGGGAGCCCCTCGTCGCTCCTCGACGCGGCGCACGCCCTGTCGCACGATCTGGCGGCGCGCGACCGGAACCGCCACCGCGCCGTCGAGCACCAGGCGGTCGCGGCCCTCGTGGCTTCGTTCCACGACTGGATCGAGCGGGAGTGGATGGAGGAGATCGTCTCGAGCAACGCGGCGCGACGGATCTACATCCTCGCCGACTGTCTCGTCGCGATCGTCCGCGGCATCGTCGCCGACGGGGTGGTCTTCGGCGGATTCATGGCGATCGACCGATGGGATTTCGCCGAGTGGCTCGCCCGGCACGGCGCCTCGGCGCTCGCTCTCCAGTCCGCGCCGCTCCGCGGTTACTACGACTACTTCTTCGCCTACCGCGGCGGCGACACCGCATGTCCGCGGATGAGCGCCGGCATGGGCCTCCCGCATCTGCTGCGCCTGATCGGCGCGTACAAGGGAGGCCTCTTCTGGAAGATGCAGTCGGGCATGGGGGACGCGGTCTTCGCCCCGCTCTACGAGATCTGCCGGAGGAACGGCGTGCGCTTCGAGTTCTTCCGGCGCGTCGCCGGCCTCGTTCCTTCGGAAGACGGGCGATCGATCGCCCGGATCGTGATGGCGCGCCAGGTCGACCTGTGCGTTCCCGAATACGATCCGCTCGTCCGGCCGGCCGATCTTCCGAGCTGGCCCTCGGAGCCGCTCTACGACCAGATCGATCCCGCGCAGGCGAGGGCGCTCCGGGACCGCGGCGCGAACCTCGAGGACCCGTGGACGAACTGGGACGACGTCGGGCGGGAAGAGCTCGCGGCCGGACGCGACTTCGACGCCGCGGTGCTCGGAATCTCGATCGGCGCTTTCCCGTCGATCTGCCGGCCGCTGATGGCGCAGCGCCCGGAGTGGCACGACATGGTCGAGCGTCTGGAGACCATCCAGACGCAGGCCCTCCAGCTCTGGTGGAAGCCGGAAGCCCCGGAGCTCGGCTGGCAGGGCGGCAACGCGACCGGCACCGGCTTCGGGCAGCCGCTCGAGAGCTGGTCCGACATGTCGGGCGTCATCCCCCGCGAGCTCTGGCCGCCGCGCGAGCGGCCCGGAACGATCGTCTACTTCTGCGGGCCGATGAAGACGCCGGAGACGCCGCCGCCCGGCAAGGACCCGGCGTTCGGAAGGGGGCAGACCGACGACGCGTGGCGGAACGCCGCCGACTGGTGCGCGAGCTTCGTCGGCCACCTCTATCCCGGGGCGGTCGATCCGGAGGATCCGAGCCGCCTGCGCTTCGATCTCCTCGTCGATCCCACCGGCGCCGCCGGACCGGCGCGGTTCGCGCACCAGTACGCGCGCGCCAACTACACGCCGAGCGAACGGTACGTCCTCGACCTCCCCGGCACGAACCGGTTCCGGCTCGAGGCGGACACGTCGGGTTACGACAACCTGGCGCTCGCGGGAGACTGGATCTTCACGGGGTTGGGCGGCGCGGTCGAGTCCGCGGTGATGGCCGGTATGCAGGCGGCGCGGGCGCTCGCCGGCGTGCCGCGCAGGATCGTCGGAGAAGAGAAGAGCCCGTGGCGACGGAAGGCGACGCTGCGGAAACTCGTATGA
- a CDS encoding NAD(P)-binding protein — protein MTEENTGRKKVAVLGGGCGALSAVWALTELPGWEEKYDITVYQVGWRLGGKCASGRNLSAGGRIEEHGLHVWAGFYENGFRMMQRAYAALPPDPANPIRGWEDAFRKHSAVMIYEQVGGRWVDWPMTFPENDAVPGAGGEFPSLWDYVQLILDWIIQQIESGSTEAIVPHAPIPGAPTLWQRIERFVERVVERASLREILEEDHEPGTPPPLASHSAHDILVTARKFAGTLDPDPAQHLARDHHDLLYLVSEAEQRLAERRAAAPDDDGLRRIALLLDLAHATIRGMIMDGVIFFGFHVIDGVDWRDWLARHGAATETIDSALVRGIYDYVFGFFHGRASEPRLEAGTAMHGVLRLFFTYKGALFWEMQAGMGDIVFAPLYRVLKARGVRFEFFRKITNLALSLDGKSIGRIDLLEQAHPRQGEYDPLTRVKGVPAWPSEPFYDQLAEGNALRDEKINLESAWTPWTGKPGSLEAGKDFDAVILGLSLAAVRDVAPEILAAGGPLAKMLTEVQTVQTGALQLWFSGNAEGIGAPPTARICSSYAQDLNTWADMSFLLPREDWPAGPAPGFIAYLCGEFPDADVIPPFSDPTFPARELDRFTQAATAWLEQNAGHIWTRTAPTAGSFDWSLLFDPASGNGPARLLSQYRRVNIDPTERYVLSLPGTSRYRLRAGDSGYANLFLAGDWVKTSINAGCVEAAVMAGMDAASALSGVRIPVIGGLP, from the coding sequence ATGACCGAAGAGAACACCGGGCGGAAGAAAGTCGCCGTGCTCGGAGGCGGCTGCGGAGCGCTGTCCGCCGTGTGGGCCCTGACCGAGCTCCCCGGCTGGGAAGAGAAGTACGACATCACCGTCTACCAGGTCGGCTGGCGGCTGGGCGGGAAATGCGCGAGCGGCCGAAATCTGTCGGCGGGCGGGCGGATCGAGGAGCACGGGCTGCACGTGTGGGCCGGCTTCTACGAGAACGGCTTCCGGATGATGCAGCGGGCCTACGCCGCCCTCCCGCCGGATCCCGCGAACCCGATCCGCGGATGGGAGGATGCCTTCCGCAAGCACAGCGCCGTGATGATCTACGAACAGGTCGGGGGCCGCTGGGTCGACTGGCCGATGACCTTTCCGGAGAACGACGCCGTCCCCGGGGCGGGAGGCGAGTTCCCCTCGCTGTGGGACTACGTCCAGCTCATCCTCGACTGGATCATCCAGCAGATCGAATCCGGATCGACCGAGGCGATCGTGCCGCACGCGCCCATCCCCGGAGCGCCGACGCTCTGGCAGCGCATCGAGCGGTTCGTCGAGCGCGTCGTCGAGCGGGCGTCCCTCCGCGAGATCCTCGAGGAAGATCACGAGCCCGGAACGCCGCCGCCGCTCGCTTCCCATTCCGCCCACGACATCCTCGTGACCGCGAGAAAGTTCGCCGGCACGCTCGACCCCGATCCGGCGCAGCATCTCGCGAGGGACCACCACGACCTGCTCTACCTCGTGAGCGAGGCCGAACAGCGGCTCGCGGAGCGGCGCGCCGCGGCGCCCGACGACGACGGGCTGCGGCGGATCGCGCTCCTCCTCGATCTCGCGCACGCGACGATCCGGGGGATGATCATGGACGGCGTCATCTTCTTCGGTTTCCACGTGATCGACGGGGTCGACTGGCGCGACTGGCTCGCCAGGCACGGGGCCGCGACGGAGACGATCGATTCGGCGCTCGTGCGCGGCATCTACGACTACGTCTTCGGGTTCTTCCACGGGCGCGCGAGCGAGCCCCGGCTCGAGGCGGGAACGGCCATGCACGGCGTGCTCCGGCTCTTCTTCACGTACAAGGGGGCCCTCTTCTGGGAGATGCAGGCCGGCATGGGCGACATCGTCTTCGCGCCGCTCTACCGCGTGCTGAAGGCTCGCGGCGTCCGGTTCGAATTCTTCCGCAAGATCACGAATCTCGCCCTGTCGCTCGACGGGAAGTCGATCGGCCGGATCGATCTGCTGGAGCAGGCGCATCCCCGCCAGGGCGAGTACGACCCGCTCACCCGCGTCAAGGGCGTCCCCGCGTGGCCGTCCGAGCCGTTCTACGACCAGCTCGCCGAGGGGAATGCGCTCCGGGACGAGAAGATCAATCTCGAGTCGGCCTGGACCCCGTGGACCGGAAAGCCGGGCTCTCTGGAAGCGGGAAAGGACTTCGATGCGGTGATCCTCGGTCTTTCGCTCGCCGCCGTGCGGGACGTGGCGCCCGAGATCCTCGCCGCCGGCGGCCCGCTCGCGAAGATGCTGACGGAGGTCCAGACCGTCCAGACCGGCGCTCTCCAGCTCTGGTTCTCCGGCAATGCCGAGGGCATCGGCGCGCCGCCGACGGCCCGCATCTGCTCGTCGTACGCGCAGGACCTGAACACGTGGGCGGACATGAGCTTCCTGCTCCCGCGCGAGGACTGGCCCGCGGGCCCGGCGCCCGGCTTCATCGCCTACCTCTGCGGGGAGTTCCCGGACGCGGACGTGATCCCGCCCTTTTCCGATCCGACGTTTCCCGCGCGGGAGCTCGATCGGTTCACGCAGGCGGCGACGGCCTGGCTCGAACAGAACGCCGGACACATCTGGACGAGGACCGCCCCGACCGCGGGGAGCTTCGACTGGAGCCTCCTCTTCGATCCTGCGAGCGGGAACGGACCGGCGCGTCTCCTTTCCCAGTACCGGCGCGTCAACATCGACCCGACCGAACGCTACGTGCTCTCGCTCCCCGGGACGTCTCGCTATCGCCTGCGCGCGGGCGATTCCGGTTACGCCAACCTGTTTCTCGCGGGCGACTGGGTGAAGACGTCGATCAATGCCGGCTGCGTCGAAGCGGCGGTCATGGCGGGCATGGACGCGGCATCCGCTCTCTCGGGCGTCCGGATCCCCGTCATCGGCGGGCTCCCGTGA
- a CDS encoding protein kinase produces MTLATGTRLGPYEILSPIGAGGMGEVYRARDARLGREVAVKVLPAEFSSDAQRRSRFEQEARAASALNHPNIVTVYDVGTAEDHHLFVAMELVEGRTLREILEAGRLPASRTLDIGAQIADGLARAHGAGIVHRDLKPENVMVSREGFVKILDFGLAKLSAPIDGGASDLPTAAPRGTDPGTIMGTVGYMSPEQAAGRAVDFRSDQFSLGTILYERATGKRPFQRESAPQTLSAIIQDDPEPLGTLNPRTPAPLRWAIERCLAKEPDERFASTKDLARDLKSLRDHLSEASQVSGETAAGAVRPGRVPGAFVAAAAAAVVLAAAAAAIVGRKTAPIRVPVFHRLTFERGSIGGARFAPDGQTVLYSATWNGIPSKIFSTRATSPGSSALSLPDALLFSVSSQNELAIAIDAKLQNSFQPAGTLARVPMAGGTPRQILENVAEAEWSPDGAQLAVVHNVSGKSRLEYPIGKVLYETGGWIGHIRISPDGRTIAFLDHPASSDGGTVSTIDAGGGKKRDLSTDWLSLEGIAWAPGGGEIFFTGTRTGLAWKIYGVRPGGPERFVLSAPSGMLIRDVARDGRMLVSQDEWRAGISAQVPGGDGERDLSNLDYSQVRDISADGSVITLDESGEGGGEKGAVYLRKTDGSPAVRLGEGNGASLSADGAWAASTNYDGTAIVFYPTGPGQARSLPCKGMNCYFPTFFPDGRRIAFLGVETGRGPKIFVTPVDAMAPKAISPEGVAFTTVYAVSPDGRRIAALGVDAKPAIFSADGAPPRPIPDTDVLDIPMRWTPDGSSVYISRANGSKTVLSKIDVASGRRTIVREVKAADPAGVQGILRVYPTPDARSFAYSYVRVLSTLFEVEGVR; encoded by the coding sequence ATGACGCTCGCGACCGGCACGAGGCTGGGACCCTACGAGATCCTTTCCCCGATCGGCGCCGGTGGCATGGGCGAGGTGTACCGCGCGCGCGACGCGCGGCTCGGGCGCGAGGTCGCCGTGAAAGTCCTCCCCGCCGAGTTCTCCTCCGACGCGCAGCGCCGGTCCCGGTTCGAACAGGAGGCCCGAGCGGCGTCCGCGCTCAATCACCCGAACATCGTGACCGTCTACGACGTCGGAACTGCGGAAGACCACCACCTCTTCGTCGCGATGGAGCTCGTCGAAGGCCGCACGCTCCGGGAGATCCTCGAGGCCGGACGCCTTCCCGCCAGCCGGACGCTCGACATCGGCGCGCAGATCGCGGACGGACTGGCGCGGGCGCACGGCGCCGGCATCGTCCACCGGGACCTGAAGCCGGAGAACGTCATGGTGTCGCGGGAGGGGTTCGTCAAGATCCTCGACTTCGGTCTGGCGAAGCTCTCCGCGCCGATCGACGGCGGAGCATCCGATCTGCCGACGGCCGCGCCCCGCGGGACGGACCCGGGAACGATCATGGGGACCGTCGGCTACATGTCGCCCGAGCAGGCGGCGGGCCGCGCCGTCGACTTCCGCTCCGACCAGTTCTCGCTCGGGACGATCCTCTACGAAAGGGCCACCGGCAAGCGCCCGTTCCAGCGCGAGTCGGCGCCGCAGACGCTGTCCGCGATCATCCAGGACGACCCGGAGCCGCTCGGAACGCTCAATCCCCGGACGCCCGCGCCCCTGCGATGGGCGATCGAGCGGTGCCTGGCCAAGGAGCCGGACGAGCGCTTCGCCTCGACGAAGGACCTCGCCCGGGATCTCAAGAGCCTGCGCGACCATCTCTCGGAAGCCTCGCAGGTTTCCGGCGAGACCGCCGCGGGAGCGGTGCGGCCCGGCCGCGTGCCGGGCGCCTTCGTCGCCGCCGCGGCCGCCGCGGTCGTCCTCGCCGCCGCGGCCGCCGCGATCGTCGGCCGGAAGACCGCGCCGATCCGCGTGCCGGTCTTCCACCGGCTCACGTTCGAGCGGGGGTCGATCGGCGGCGCCCGATTCGCGCCCGACGGGCAGACGGTCCTCTACAGCGCGACGTGGAACGGCATCCCGTCGAAGATCTTCTCCACCCGCGCGACGAGCCCGGGGTCGAGCGCGCTTTCGCTGCCCGATGCGCTCCTCTTCTCCGTCTCGTCGCAGAACGAGCTCGCGATCGCGATCGACGCGAAGCTCCAGAACTCGTTCCAGCCGGCCGGAACCCTCGCGCGCGTTCCGATGGCGGGGGGAACGCCGCGCCAGATCCTCGAAAACGTCGCGGAGGCCGAATGGTCGCCCGACGGCGCTCAGCTCGCCGTCGTCCACAACGTCTCCGGAAAGTCCCGCCTGGAATATCCGATCGGGAAGGTCCTCTACGAGACGGGCGGCTGGATCGGCCACATCCGGATCTCCCCCGACGGGCGGACGATCGCGTTCCTCGACCATCCCGCCTCGTCGGACGGCGGAACGGTGTCCACCATCGACGCCGGGGGCGGGAAGAAGCGGGATCTCTCGACCGACTGGCTCTCGCTGGAAGGGATCGCGTGGGCTCCGGGCGGCGGGGAGATTTTCTTCACCGGGACCCGCACGGGACTCGCCTGGAAGATCTACGGCGTCCGGCCCGGAGGGCCCGAGCGCTTCGTCCTGTCGGCGCCGAGCGGCATGCTGATCCGCGACGTCGCCCGGGACGGCCGGATGCTCGTCAGCCAGGACGAATGGCGCGCGGGGATCTCGGCGCAGGTTCCCGGCGGCGACGGGGAACGCGACCTGTCGAACCTCGACTACTCGCAGGTCCGCGACATCAGCGCGGACGGCTCCGTCATCACTCTCGACGAGTCGGGAGAGGGGGGCGGCGAGAAGGGCGCGGTCTATCTGCGGAAGACCGACGGCTCGCCCGCGGTCCGCCTCGGCGAAGGAAATGGAGCTTCGCTCTCGGCCGACGGAGCGTGGGCGGCCTCCACCAACTACGACGGGACGGCGATCGTGTTCTACCCCACCGGTCCCGGACAGGCCCGATCGCTCCCGTGCAAGGGGATGAACTGCTACTTCCCGACGTTCTTCCCCGACGGCCGGCGGATCGCCTTCCTCGGCGTCGAGACCGGACGGGGCCCGAAGATCTTCGTCACGCCGGTCGACGCGATGGCACCGAAAGCGATCTCGCCCGAGGGCGTCGCGTTCACGACGGTCTATGCCGTTTCGCCGGACGGCCGCCGCATCGCGGCGCTGGGCGTCGACGCGAAACCGGCGATCTTCTCCGCCGACGGCGCGCCGCCGCGCCCGATTCCGGACACCGACGTCCTCGACATCCCGATGCGATGGACTCCGGACGGGTCGTCGGTCTACATCTCGCGGGCGAACGGCTCGAAAACCGTGCTCTCGAAGATCGACGTCGCTTCCGGAAGGCGAACCATCGTCCGGGAGGTCAAGGCGGCGGATCCGGCGGGAGTCCAGGGGATCCTTCGGGTCTATCCCACCCCCGACGCCCGGAGCTTCGCCTACAGCTACGTCCGCGTCCTCTCGACGCTCTTCGAGGTCGAAGGGGTCCGGTAA
- a CDS encoding NAD(P)-binding protein, with protein MKKIAILGGGVGAMTAAWALTSRPGWQNDFEITVYQTGWRLGGKGASGRNGDHGERIEEHGLHIWMGFYENAFRTMRECYQELGRPKGAPLATIDEAFRPHSLAVLCEFVGGRWLEWAIEMPVNSGVPGEGGALPTAWEYVQMLIQWMLHGLIGQRHEEAVEKILSRFVGAGTTAPASGPAVDYVRENAESKACPPGDEHHCRLLAWLIEHLHLAHAQASAAPGPPADADRAGLIAALEAFLGRLVTGVEGLLEKDDGLRRLFLLADLAIAAVKGILRDGVVEKGFAAIDDVDFREWLGRNGASRATLASAPVREIYDLCFAYENGDLARPNMAAGTAVQVALRIAFTYKGAVMYKMAAGMGDTVFSPLYEVLKRRGVKFAFFHTVEKLLLSADGRSIAAIRVARQVDLAPGVAEYRPFRDVKGLPCWPSEPDYRQLAQGEELRRRKIDLESRWSGWTPVEVRELRLRTDFDLVVLGISLGALPEICADLVARSAGWRGLVENVGTVQTQAVQLWLRPDAAGLGCAPGGIVAGTYAEPLDTWADMSELLPREDWPEGGPKTILYLCGPKPGGGGPLPSDTSYPAREEDRVLQTAQTWLESAAGPILPKATTVANPAGLDWALLYGPDAATGRAPDGSTGRAALEAQYTRANIDPSERYVLSLAGSAKHRLPAGGSGFDNLYLAGDWVDTPLNAGCVEAAAMAGLAASRAIDGGPGEIIGWDPDETNPPGPSQKETEKP; from the coding sequence GTGAAGAAAATCGCGATCCTGGGAGGCGGGGTCGGCGCGATGACGGCGGCCTGGGCGTTGACGTCGCGTCCCGGCTGGCAGAACGACTTCGAGATCACCGTGTACCAGACCGGATGGCGCCTCGGCGGAAAGGGAGCGAGCGGCCGGAACGGCGATCACGGGGAGAGGATCGAGGAGCACGGCCTCCACATCTGGATGGGCTTCTACGAAAACGCCTTCCGCACGATGCGCGAGTGCTACCAGGAGCTCGGCCGCCCGAAAGGAGCCCCGCTCGCGACGATCGACGAGGCGTTCCGCCCTCACAGCCTCGCGGTGCTCTGTGAATTCGTCGGCGGGCGCTGGCTCGAATGGGCGATCGAAATGCCCGTCAACAGCGGCGTTCCGGGCGAAGGAGGGGCGCTGCCGACCGCGTGGGAATACGTCCAGATGCTGATTCAGTGGATGCTCCACGGCCTGATCGGTCAGCGGCACGAGGAAGCCGTGGAGAAGATCCTCTCCCGGTTCGTCGGAGCCGGGACCACCGCTCCGGCCTCGGGTCCGGCGGTCGATTACGTCCGCGAGAACGCGGAGTCGAAGGCCTGCCCGCCGGGGGACGAGCACCACTGCCGGTTGCTGGCCTGGCTGATCGAGCACCTCCATCTCGCGCACGCGCAGGCGAGCGCGGCCCCGGGGCCGCCGGCCGACGCGGACCGCGCCGGCCTCATCGCGGCGCTCGAGGCGTTCCTCGGCCGGCTCGTCACCGGCGTCGAAGGGCTGCTCGAGAAAGACGACGGCCTTCGGCGCCTCTTCCTCCTCGCCGATCTCGCGATCGCCGCCGTGAAGGGAATCCTGCGCGACGGCGTCGTCGAGAAGGGATTCGCGGCGATCGACGACGTCGACTTCCGCGAATGGCTCGGGAGGAACGGCGCTTCCCGGGCGACGCTCGCCTCCGCCCCCGTGCGCGAGATCTACGACCTGTGCTTCGCCTACGAGAACGGCGATCTGGCGCGTCCGAACATGGCCGCCGGCACGGCCGTTCAGGTCGCCCTGCGGATCGCGTTCACGTACAAGGGCGCGGTCATGTACAAGATGGCGGCCGGGATGGGAGACACGGTCTTCTCGCCCCTCTACGAGGTCCTGAAGCGACGCGGCGTGAAGTTCGCCTTCTTCCATACGGTGGAGAAGCTCCTCCTCTCGGCCGACGGCCGGTCGATCGCCGCGATCCGCGTCGCGCGGCAGGTGGACCTGGCTCCCGGCGTCGCGGAATACCGGCCGTTCCGGGACGTCAAGGGGCTGCCGTGCTGGCCGAGCGAGCCCGACTACCGCCAGCTCGCGCAGGGAGAGGAGCTGCGCCGGCGGAAGATCGATCTCGAATCCCGCTGGAGCGGCTGGACGCCCGTCGAAGTCCGGGAACTTCGGCTCCGAACCGACTTCGACCTCGTCGTCCTCGGGATCTCGCTCGGCGCGCTCCCGGAGATCTGCGCGGACCTCGTCGCCCGCAGCGCGGGATGGCGCGGCCTCGTCGAGAACGTCGGGACGGTCCAGACCCAAGCCGTCCAGCTGTGGCTGCGGCCGGATGCGGCCGGGCTCGGCTGCGCGCCGGGCGGCATCGTCGCGGGGACTTACGCCGAGCCGCTCGATACGTGGGCCGACATGAGCGAGCTCCTCCCGCGCGAGGACTGGCCGGAAGGGGGGCCGAAGACGATCCTCTATCTCTGCGGCCCGAAACCGGGCGGAGGAGGCCCGCTTCCCTCGGACACGTCGTATCCGGCCCGCGAGGAGGACCGCGTGCTCCAGACCGCGCAGACGTGGCTCGAGAGCGCGGCGGGTCCGATCCTTCCGAAAGCGACGACGGTCGCCAATCCCGCCGGCCTCGACTGGGCGCTCCTCTACGGGCCCGACGCGGCGACGGGCCGCGCACCGGACGGGTCGACGGGCCGCGCGGCGCTGGAGGCCCAGTACACGCGCGCGAACATCGATCCCTCGGAGCGATACGTCCTCTCGCTGGCCGGAAGCGCGAAGCACCGCCTCCCGGCCGGGGGGTCGGGATTCGACAACCTCTACCTCGCGGGCGACTGGGTCGACACGCCCTTGAACGCCGGCTGTGTCGAGGCGGCGGCGATGGCGGGTCTCGCCGCGTCGCGCGCGATCGACGGCGGGCCGGGCGAGATCATCGGTTGGGACCCGGACGAGACGAATCCTCCGGGCCCGTCGCAGAAGGAGACGGAGAAGCCATGA
- a CDS encoding outer membrane protein transport protein produces MDRRTPNVPLRAILALSALAWAGLASGGGWKLEVMGAKQLETSYAGNAASAEDASTVWFNPAGMTELSSKWTATVNVPVIDLTIDTRDDGSRTILGQPLTGPRTTDAGKVVVVPSFYAVRRMGDAVWAGIGFNTPFGLGTNYDESWRGRYQATETTLLVYNLNPSIGWRLDDRLSVGGGVDVQYSRGVFSEMIDFGSFGAAGGLGLAPQQDDGKVRIGGDAWAVGFDLGTLWKPCGSTKIGLAFHSKTVHDISGSAHFRVPEDAAALTGNGAVFQNTNADAPLPMPASVSLSADQGISRNVALLADVTWTQWSALRRITIDFANPNQPRINQPFDWRDVWRWSLGARYRPNDRWTLRAGAAYEQSPVADRTREPRVPEANHEWVSAGFTYQASAKMDIDFFYVHLFTDEAKIDISDPTAGTYVGHSDWNIDNVGISATLKF; encoded by the coding sequence ATGGACCGTCGGACCCCGAACGTCCCGCTCCGGGCGATCCTGGCGTTGTCGGCGCTCGCGTGGGCGGGCCTGGCTTCGGGTGGAGGATGGAAGCTGGAGGTCATGGGGGCGAAGCAGCTCGAAACGAGCTATGCCGGAAACGCCGCTTCGGCCGAAGACGCCTCGACCGTGTGGTTCAACCCGGCGGGCATGACGGAGCTCTCGTCCAAATGGACCGCGACCGTGAACGTTCCGGTGATCGACCTCACGATCGACACGCGCGACGACGGTTCGAGGACCATCCTGGGCCAGCCGCTCACGGGTCCCCGGACGACCGACGCCGGCAAAGTCGTCGTCGTGCCGAGCTTCTACGCGGTCCGGCGGATGGGAGACGCGGTCTGGGCGGGGATCGGTTTCAACACGCCGTTCGGGCTCGGAACGAACTACGACGAGAGCTGGCGCGGCCGCTACCAGGCCACCGAGACGACCCTGCTCGTCTACAACCTCAATCCGTCGATCGGCTGGCGCCTCGACGACCGTTTGTCCGTCGGCGGAGGGGTCGACGTCCAGTATTCGCGCGGCGTCTTTTCCGAGATGATCGACTTCGGGTCCTTCGGCGCGGCCGGGGGGCTCGGTCTTGCTCCGCAGCAGGACGACGGGAAAGTGAGGATCGGCGGAGACGCGTGGGCCGTCGGTTTCGACCTCGGAACGCTCTGGAAGCCTTGTGGCTCGACGAAGATCGGCCTCGCGTTCCATTCGAAGACCGTCCACGACATCTCGGGCTCGGCGCACTTCCGGGTGCCGGAGGACGCCGCGGCCCTGACCGGCAACGGCGCGGTCTTCCAGAACACGAACGCCGACGCCCCGCTCCCGATGCCCGCCTCCGTGTCGCTCTCGGCGGATCAGGGGATCTCGCGGAACGTCGCGCTGCTCGCGGACGTGACGTGGACGCAGTGGAGCGCGCTGCGGCGCATCACGATCGACTTCGCGAATCCGAACCAGCCCCGCATCAACCAGCCGTTCGACTGGCGCGACGTGTGGCGCTGGAGCCTCGGCGCGCGCTACCGGCCCAACGACCGGTGGACGCTGCGCGCGGGCGCCGCCTACGAGCAGAGCCCCGTCGCGGACAGGACCCGCGAGCCGCGGGTGCCGGAGGCAAATCACGAATGGGTCTCGGCGGGCTTCACCTACCAGGCGTCGGCGAAGATGGACATCGATTTCTTCTACGTCCACCTCTTCACGGACGAGGCGAAGATCGACATCTCCGATCCCACGGCGGGAACTTACGTCGGCCACTCCGACTGGAACATCGACAACGTGGGGATTTCGGCAACGCTGAAGTTCTGA